gGTATTCCTGCTATACCAAGTTTAGTTAGACAGAAATCCAGATGTCAAAAACTTTATACACGTTAGGTTAGGtcagggttaggttaggttgatTTACTCGTCCCATCCCTAGCTGGTACATTCCGTCCACTTAGGCACCGAGCCAGCGGAAGAATCGCTCTTTAAATCGACGGAAGCGTTTTAATTATACTTTTTTGATCGCGCTTTTAATTTAAGACTTTAATAACTGAGCTAAGTGTTAGCGttctgttttttttgtttgttttttacaattttttttgtaaagttgGTCGGATTCATTTAACGTGCAATATAGGTAATTAGATgataagtaaataggtaaatatttaagGGCTATTAATTGAATAGTAAACTTATCGTAAACTacacgatgcccgcgacttgcttgcatggatttagttttattgactctttgattttccgagctAAATGTGGTTTATGCCTGGATCTGGGATAGATGCCCGTGAAAAGGTATAAGTCAGCACTTGACTGAAGTttcggtatatttttatttcggctgacgttaaaatgacgtcatttcgatgagcaatatgcgggacttataacataactagcttatgctcgcgacttcgtccgcgtggactacaaaatttcaaaaccctatttcacccccttaggagttgaattttcaaaaatcctttcttagcggatgcctacgtcataatagctatatgcatgccaaatttcagcccgatccgtccagtagtttgagctgtgcgttgatagatcagtcagtcagtcagtcagtcagtcagtcagtcagtcagtcagtcaccttttccttttatatatttagatatacttaGACTAACACACATCGGCTTTTGcttccagtaggtacctatgcgtcAACTTTTTTCGTCATGACGGGGACGGACGCCGACGCCGCTTTTTGCAGTTGCCTGCTTATTTTAACAcgctttttagagttccgtacctcaaaaggaaaaagaaactcttataggatcacttctgtctgtctgtctatctgtcaagaaacctatagggcacttcctgtagacctagaatcatgaaatttggcaagtagcgTGTTACAATACAAGTAAGGGACataatctgaaaactgtgaatttgtggttttaaaaaaaacgtgttCACAAAAGAAAAATACCAAATCACATATAAATGGCGCAGGTGTCATTAATTTGCAgtgtacataaaaatattaaaatatcttgtgcgatggtacggagcccttcgtGAGCGAGTCTGACCCGCCCTTgatcagtttttttaaaatatcaagtgacttcttgagtaggtaggtacatgaaagtAAAACTGAatactttaaaacaaaaaatatcagcactaaaaatattatgaacacCTTTGCcataggtattatttaaaatgtaatcataatatttttaatgcgcgctaacttattttaaaatcaatttaaacataattttaaaaagcgCGCTCACAATGCACATTGCACGTCTCTGAAAACCAaagagaataatattataatcactacgGTTCTGAAAACTGAATGCGCCATGCGcgctaaaatttcaaaatatgatAATGTTGCCATGTTGTTAATTATCAAGGAAAAAGGTCAAAATGCTAAGAGTGCAGTagaaacgggtaacattggtaCAGCAGCGGGGGTTTTTAAGAAGAAAAGATTAATTATAGCCATAGATTCTTATAAATCAGACTTTTGTGCACACAatttgattattaattttgtgCTATTAtctcaataataaataattatagaacCTATACAATTTACATAGTTATTAAAGTTGTACCAACAACGCCACGATTTattgtccgtacaaaatgacttttcacgcggcATTTTAAGAAtgaactgtcatgtcaaaagtacggggtTTACccattcacctttaaaataagggctaaaatcgtactttttaaataaaatttgacacaaaaaattaaaatggcgtgtgacgacacaaaaagttaaacaCGCGTTATACAATGTTTGACtagtttctaaagttacccatgTTCACCGTAAGTATGTGACATTAATGTTATCTGTGCTAGTTTGCGCCACAGAGTACACATTAAGAAAATTCAATTGTCATACATATAGTCTATGGCATAGATTAATTCacgattaataattaatatatgtgGTCTATGGTCAGTCATTTCAGAAATGGGGGTGCTGTCACATAATTTTAAGCCCAATTTTTTGGGCTTACTAAAATTTATAAACAATATGAACTGGTTTATtgtgttttttagtttaattaatcTTTCATTGTGCATTTACGAGGATCAAATCGGAAAATTCGATTGGTAATTTATAGTTTTAAGGTTATGGTAGTTGTACGTCTTCACACAACTTTGGTGAATAATTGAAGAACCTTCTTTCAGGCGACAAACTTATGTAGGGCGGATAAAGTTTGCACAGTTCGACACTGTATCTACAGCGAAAAGAATCATAGTCGCCACGGAAGAGAACGTTTTGGCCGCTTTGAATTTGAAGACAGGTAAACATAGCTTTATTAATGATTTCCGGCTGGAAATTTATGCTGTTTTACCAGCAATTCGCTCACATTTATGCCGCAAAGTGATTATACGATAGTAATACACAGCTTACAACTTAATACACAATTTCACTAGAATATGGTATGTCTACTGCAAGTTACTCTATTCAGGTACTTAAATGATGTTTGAACTAATCTTGTAAGTtatgaaaatactatttattcaCTTGGACTTTGGACAGTTTATGTAAATGACTTGAATTTCAAATTAATGCTTAGCTGTGTCAAACCTTACTAATATTACAAGTGTAACCACAATTAGGCCACATCTCTCAGTAATATTGGAGTCTCCTATTTGGGGGGTTATTTAGTAGTGGTTGATGATGAGTGTTTGGATTGCTTAGATCAGTTAATAaggcattttattatttatgatttGCCTAGTATAGTGTCACATCTACATTAAGACCCTTGATGGTGCTGTCTGTAATTAGATTGCGATGTTGAGATCCTTAGGAATCTAGATTTGCAGATGGGTTTCACAGTATGACAGTTCAacaaatatataatatgttaaGGTCTCAATACAGTTTGAGTGCTCTGTGGTTTAGTTTCACCTTTGTGTGAGGTGCAACAATGGTGATGATTTTCCATTTTAAGGTCAAGTAGTCTGGCGTCATGTGTTTGAGAGTGCATCAGCAGGCAACATACAGCTTTTACACATGGGGGAAAAGATCACCACGGTGACTGGCTCCAATCCTTACCTTGTGAGAGGATGGGACTCTGCTACAGGTAATTGAAATTGATTTGTCCTTGAATAAGTTTTTGTAAGGTGAGTAAGATCCAAAGAAAGAGGTCATAGGATGTAGCCCAAGATATTGGATGGaccagtgccctgtttatcaaacattacaagtctacaagctcacaagttacaagttacaagaacttttttacaaactcttgtaaattatgtttatcaaataatttcacaagacttgtagaattttacaagacttgtagaacttgtatttttaatttataacactttatttttgctaaattgcaaaataatttttcaatcataataaatgtcgataaaatagaaattacggtaccataactagtcaagttattgttaaaaataaaactttttttcaaataatttaattttgtgttaaataacctatttgtaaaacctattgctccttattttatttacctacctacttttatttattctgttttgatacaccaacaggaagtacctacataaaaagtttaaattaaaaataatacattatttttcatgaattaaggttagacttaaaatttggaaaaatagatagactttaaaaattttcgctattcgaattacaccgcaaaaaatggcgaaatctgattcaaaagttacaattattcttcaattaagaaattcgtgacaaaaaagatattttatttggcgcatttactgataaattatctaaagaccaaaaaatagcagagtggaaagagatactattgctatgtcagtcacttggacttgtatctgccgaaaaagattctgccagcatactcgtatgtatataagacacgttttggtcaaatttaaaaagagcaacatggataagttttataaaattacacctttgaattatttaatagttattttacctatttactactaggtactagataatttaattattcttttatacaatatcatacttgcaaacaacttctaaaataaattaagagtcaacggaggctctccaactttttcgttacaagttacaagctacaagctacaaaggcatttttgatgaacaaaaccacaaatacaagtgtgaaaaacacttgtattacaagtgatattacttgtagcttgtagtttacaagtgtagttttgataaacgcattcttgtaaaaatgcacaaatttacaagagaaacgcttgtaatacaagacttgtaacgtttgataaacagggcacaggtGAAGGAAGCTCTTGACTCTGGCGTTGACTGTGCTTATCATTACAGCAGAGGCTTCATTGGAAAAACATTAAGAGGGTGTTATCAGTAAAGAGCCTGATCCTTAGTAATGAGGGAGCAACACAAGGAGGAGGaataatctttttttataaaggAATAATTTCTCATCAatatgtggctaattctgttgtacacaatctctaaactaaacttgaCTAATTAAATGTTCTGCTATTCCTATCAAAAAGGTAGCAGTAGATTTAGACATGTCTATTTACTTCAGAGATTGAGTTCAACAGAAGTAGCTGCATGCTTTCTTGTAAGCATCCATTTTGCACAACCTATAACTTCTTCCTTTCAAAGACTACCACTGTAACCTACATAGATTTGAAAACCGTGCTGTATATGACCGAACCAGCCAAACTGAAATTTCTAATtctaaaaactctttgattttccgggataaaaagtagcctatgtcactccatgtctttatacccatacaaaaaatcgcgtcaatccgttgcaccgttgcgacgtgattgaaggacaacccatgcaaaaaatcacgtcaatccgttgcaccattgcgacatgattgaaggacaacccatgcaaaaatcacgtcaatccgttgcgacgtgattgaaggacaaaccaacaaacaaacacactttcgcatttataataagggtactgaaataagggtactgattctacaGGAGTCCTAATGTGCGAGTGGTCCCTAATCCTCCAAAATGACGAACGAGCGGACTACTCAGAGTGGTGGGTGCAGAACAACATGCTAGTTCACCTGCTGCCTGCGTTTGGCTCGCATTTAGAGGTCACTATGTACAACCTCCTGACGGGGAGCAACAGAGGTGCTACATCCAAGTTACCTGCCCTATGGAGTAATGATGGGTGAGCTATACCTATCTTAGCttttgaataaatctaaatatataaaaggaaaaggtgactgactgactgactgattgatctatcaacgcacagcttaaactactggacgggtcgggctgaaatttggcatgcagaacgtaggcatccgctacgaatgaatttttaaaaattcaacctctaagggagtgaaattTAGAAGACTTAACATTAGTAAGTTTCAAATACATATAGACGCGGGCGTAAACTAGTGCTTATactcgcgattttgtccgcgtggactacagaaattttaaACTCCTAATTCacccctagaatcatgaaatttggcaggtagtaagGATAGGTCTTataccacaagtaaaggaatacatccgagaaccgtgtatttgtggttacatgacaaaaaaaattaaaatgtgttcatggacaaataattagttttttcaattttaaaaataagataactatcccgagtggggtatcatataaaagggttttacctgtacattctaaaacagatttttatttatttatatgcataattgcaaaatgttgaaaaaatttcctaagtatggaaccctcggtgcgcgagtctaatccgcacttggccagtttattATCAATGCtatatctttttattttctttcagaTGTATCCTAACAGCTCCATACTACACTTGCGTATCAGGAGACATGGGAAGCCAAATCCTCCTATCACTAGATGTCACTTCCAACGCAATACAAATCATAAGCAAACCATTGTCCAACTATATCAACCTCCAACAGTCTATAGGCGGTAATCTGAGGCCTTTAGACAACAGTGTAGTGCCAGGTTTCATAGTTGACGATAAGAAGGTTCTATTGATAAAGGATAATAGTTTTGAAGTGGTTGGTAAGGAGTTGGAGGATGAGATAGCCAGTGCTACTGTAGTTGATGGTGCGAATGGACCGGTTTTGATGCAGACTTGGACGGATGATGTAAAGGTAAATTCAACAGTTTGAACTTAATTTTATGTAAACTGTTAGTTGCTCTGTTTcattttcaaatatattttttacatttatactaatatttttactaataatattactaagaggaaatttgtttgtttttaatcaataaaatctaaagctactgaactgatttaaataattctttCACTATTAAAATGCTACTTTATTCAGAAATACCTACTCGAGGCTATAACCGTATAACGTATTTACCGCGAACGAAATCGTGGGCAAAAACTACTTAAAGGCAAATGACaatagggccgattctctagtacacaatctctaaactaaactaaattaacaggtctaaatctagtgctttccttttccgcaagcaacattatgaaagggatagcaatagatttagacgtgatattttagtttagtttagagattgtgtacaaaggaattagccacattgtttgaTTGGAGttaagttttagttttttaaaatatttttatttttatggatttaTATCTGacattaaaaattgttattatttttgtagggCTTCCAGCTATCAGCGTACAGTATATCGACCAACAGCGAAGTAGCAGAGATCCATTGCTCGGACTCCACACTGAGTATTCCAGAGGCGGAGATTTTGGCGGCCATGTGTACGCGCCACGCTAGAGAGCAGCATGCGTGCAGGATACTGGTCAACGGGGCTGACGATGCGGTTCATCTGATGCAGCAAGGAGGTAAGTTCAGCTAACAGTGTAGTAACAgagaacgaagatatcaactaacAAACATGCGAGGccgttacttgttgcaaatatgaatctgGATTCGTAAAAGCTCCTCATTAATTGGTGCGGATATCCAAATTAACGtggatgttccgcatttgcggatgcggatgcgaatatccgtgaCACGCCTGCTCTAGACCGTGGAGTACAAATCAGTACAACTTACTATAAAAAAACTACTGCACCAGTATAACAGTTTTCTCAACTGACTTTGGCCATGGCTGACAATTCCGACGGATACTAGCCACAGATAGGAAATGTTGAtttaaagtaattatttatgtgatgtaagctgtgataagcctagtggttaggacgtccgccttctaatcggaggtcgggggttcgatcccgggcacgcacctctaactttttggagttatgtgcgttttaattaattaaatatcacttgctttaacggtgaaggcaaacttcgtaaggaaacctgcatgcctgagagttctacataatgttctcaaaggtgtgtgaagtctaccaatccgcacatggccagcgtggtagactatggccaaaacccttctcactctgagaggagacctgtgctctgtagtgagccggtgatggttgatcatgatcatgatggtTTATGTGATCAGGTCGCTTGCTGTGGTCGCGCGAAGAGGCGCTCGCGAACGTGGTCGCGGCGGAGTTCGTAGACCTGCCCGTCTCTGACACCGACGCCGCCATAGAGTCCGAGTTCGATCAGAAAGAGGGTACGTACATACTCATTCACAAAAGCATAGCCTATGGGGCAATAtgtggttattcaaggggcggaccaacaaattcctgtgtttttttaataatttttatagtgttttaccctACACTTCGTCTCATACAATGAAAAGAAAAGTCGTAACTCACTGACTAaccaacgcccagctcaaaccctTGGAcgttgaaattttgcacgaaGGGGTCCCAATACAAGGAATAAGgttggatttttcgaaattggGAGTTAAGTCGCGGGTGGTCgccaatctatactaataatacaaataggtaaagattgtaagtttgtttgtaggaagtaatctctggaattactgaatcgattttgaaattttttcgtCCAGTAGCAAGCTCCATTTTTCctaagtaacataggctatattttattttcgaaaaaattCGAGATCCTTGCGAAAATCGTCATAAGctatccgtgcgaagccggggcaggtcgctaCTATTGTATAAAAACTGATAAGATATTGTCTTGTTTTAGCTGCCAAGGTGTATAGTAAGTACAGTAGATATTGTTAGCAGTGTGTTTCCAGTGCGAACCTACGAGACGGTTCCCTTTTAGCAAAAGCCTAAAACCTATGTGATAATAcatatattttctatacttagattTCTTAGATAGATTTCACgctttatatttttatccttgTATAGAATTAACTATTTGTGATAATTTTTGTGTTCTAATTTTATAGTTACAATTTTGGGGAAATTCGCCCAATTTTCGTCGTAAAATACATTTTCAATCCttattaatatcataaatgcgaaagtgtgtctctctatTACATTTTCGCGACTTAATCGCTAAATGTTGCtgctgtagagcgttgtttctgtcactcgtACTATATGACGTGCTCTAAAAATGCTCAaaaaatccgctatctccttctaaaggtcgatgtacattattttgacATGCCTGAAGATTCTATCCCTTAGCATCATGTTAAAATTGTTTGTACCTAAACTTACCTTACCtagacgtggacactgacagttggccttgtccacaagttcaaagtcgctcagcgtgctatggagcgagctatgttgggtgtctctctgagggacaaaatccgcaacgaggaaatccgtccgagaaccaaagtgactgacatagctcaacgaattagccagctgaagtggcagcgGGCAAAGCCACGCCAGctgcagaaccgatggccgctggggcagacgttctggagtggagaccgcgtatcgtcaagcgcagtgtgggacgatcTCCAACCCACTGGACTGACGatcttaagaaggtagcgggaagtgggtgggagaggaaggcagaggatcgtgtggtGGCGCactctagggaaggcctatgtccagcacagtggacgcaaacaggctgatagattgattgattgaaacttACCCAGGTTCAGTGTGGTCGGCCTTCTCGCGCCGGCTTCACAGCCAGTTCACGCAGCTGCAGAATGTTATCAAAAATCTCCAGGGACAAGGCGCGCCCGATGAATCCACCAACCCACTAGTCCGGGACTACTTTAACCTGCACAAGATCATCGTTCTTATCACTGACGCTGGGAAGGTAAGCGAGCCATCAGCCAATCAAAAGCAAGACTTtgactttttttaatgaatgagATAATCATAAGGAGTTCAAAGTGCGCTTTTCCGCCCGTAGTTTTTGTGTATCGCATAAtggttgtgacgtcacatgacACTACACAACACAACAAACACGTCACAATCACAAATTCAAAAAGCGTAAAAACTTCTAACAGTTAACTgctataaaatgtatatacagggtgtaaccaaaacgaagacatgatagtactgatgatatgATCTTCTTcgcttcttcttcgctctgggctggtttccgcacttaaacgtttccgtctgttgtgcgtgatgatatgatatcacaaaatatgatatttaaaaaatcctatattttggtAAACGTTTGGTAaattgactgacgctagaggtcaacgaatgttgcgtaagtaggccactcggagtagtcaatgccgcgtcgtaggcgggacattgacccgagttttgctcGCTActcattgcgggtttgaaaaactacaaaatgcctcattttgtagtttttcaaacccgcaaacGGCTagtggtattggattgtgtttaggtagtataacaataacgctaagtttttgctagcgttctggttacatcttgTATGTAGCATGTATGTAAAGGTTCAACCTCAGTCTTATTGTGCAagcaatatatttttattttatttttattattcatgtaccaaaaattgtagttacaaagtaataataaattaagttacatcggaaatgcttatctctaaacagagatttcttccagcttcccattcaaggttgtgagtaaggcgtatcaagaagtggaataggtctacggtactagaatctaataaactacataaatatcttataataaatacccaaatcaacttatatacaataattatacttatcataaataattatatacataatatatgaaaaatataaatacatataatatataaaatactctatattaatgataggtaatactgcttcactctgtatttgaatgagtgtactgagtggcagttctctctgacattttcaggaagtgagttCCAAAGTTGGGTAGCTAGTACGGTGAAAGATTTGTTATAGAAGACTGTGTTACAACGGGGAGTGACGAGAGGATTTTTTGAGACACACGACCGCATAGGTCTAGTAGGAGGGCGGGATAGTTGAAATCGCTCTCGTAGATAACCAGGGGAAGAGGTATTAAGAACATTGTAGAGAACAGTCAGAATATGCAAATTGCGGCGAAAGCGTATTGGGAGCCACTTTAACCGACGACGGTAATCGGAAATATGGTCGAATTTGCGCAGGCCGTATATAAACCGTATGCACAAATTTTGAAGTCGATCGAGTTTGTCAAGTAGCTCTTCGGTAGCATCCAAGTAGCAGACGTCCGCATAGTCGAGAATCGGAAGCAACAGAGAATGTGATAGCATAATTTTGGTACGCAGCGGAAGGAAGTTCTGCAGTCTCCTCAAGGAATGAATCGAATAATGCATACGTTTACTGATCTGATTTATATGTGCTGCCCAAGCGAGGTTGCCATCCATAGTCAATCCTAGGTTTTTCGCTGTGGATGTGTAAGCAACGGGTGTGCCATCATAAGAAACCAAAGGCAGATCACTGAAGGCAATACGATTTCTTAGCGGCCTGCTTCCAATGACCATAACCTGTGATTTATTAGGGTTAACTAATAAACCAAAAGAGTCCGCCCAATTTTTAATAGCAACTAGGTCTGTGTTCATTGCTGTTATCTCTGCATCCAAGTCTGACAGTGTTGCATGCCTATAGAGCTGCAGATCGTCTGCATATAGGTGGTAGTTAGAACTAATAATTTTGGTGATTTCattgatgaaaattgaaaaaagaagAGG
The DNA window shown above is from Maniola hyperantus chromosome 10, iAphHyp1.2, whole genome shotgun sequence and carries:
- the EMC1 gene encoding ER membrane protein complex subunit 1 isoform X2: MGVLSHNFKPNFLGLLKFINNMNWFIVFFSLINLSLCIYEDQIGKFDWRQTYVGRIKFAQFDTVSTAKRIIVATEENVLAALNLKTGQVVWRHVFESASAGNIQLLHMGEKITTVTGSNPYLVRGWDSATGVLMCEWSLILQNDERADYSEWWVQNNMLVHLLPAFGSHLEVTMYNLLTGSNRGATSKLPALWSNDGCILTAPYYTCVSGDMGSQILLSLDVTSNAIQIISKPLSNYINLQQSIGGNLRPLDNSVVPGFIVDDKKVLLIKDNSFEVVGKELEDEIASATVVDGANGPVLMQTWTDDVKGFQLSAYSISTNSEVAEIHCSDSTLSIPEAEILAAMCTRHAREQHACRILVNGADDAVHLMQQGGRLLWSREEALANVVAAEFVDLPVSDTDAAIESEFDQKEGSVWSAFSRRLHSQFTQLQNVIKNLQGQGAPDESTNPLVRDYFNLHKIIVLITDAGKIFGMDNLSGEILWSRYEPGLDTESVVVYTRRSARHPPYDAYLTIVGKYEETGNGYVISLNPITGNLVGEQRMILDVRILQCSLLHQADSEKLHALVLLDEDETVQVFPISATSLVENLYLYVADKQTGKVQGYALKYNGVSVEAQRTWSVQLGGSGPAQIVATATRSRLERVRSPGRALADRSVLYKYSNPNLVLFVVEKPDPSHKEVVTAVALDAVSGALIGASSHRRARALPLAVHADNCFAYLYRSEKHRRLEIATMELYEGKERWLEPGVAFSSFASDRAPAVERQAYILPASPTAATFTITERSLTDRHVLLALTTGAVVEMPWAFLEARRGLSGGDEALLPYTPELPLPGEATLNYNRTVERVRGVLTAPAGLESTSLVLVTGLDLFYTRVAPSKTFDLLKDDFDYFLITVVLGALIVATYSTKYFASRKMLKLAWK
- the EMC1 gene encoding ER membrane protein complex subunit 1 isoform X1, which encodes MGVLSHNFKPNFLGLLKFINNMNWFIVFFSLINLSLCIYEDQIGKFDWRQTYVGRIKFAQFDTVSTAKRIIVATEENVLAALNLKTGQVVWRHVFESASAGNIQLLHMGEKITTVTGSNPYLVRGWDSATGVLMCEWSLILQNDERADYSEWWVQNNMLVHLLPAFGSHLEVTMYNLLTGSNRGATSKLPALWSNDGCILTAPYYTCVSGDMGSQILLSLDVTSNAIQIISKPLSNYINLQQSIGGNLRPLDNSVVPGFIVDDKKVLLIKDNSFEVVGKELEDEIASATVVDGANGPVLMQTWTDDVKGFQLSAYSISTNSEVAEIHCSDSTLSIPEAEILAAMCTRHAREQHACRILVNGADDAVHLMQQGGRLLWSREEALANVVAAEFVDLPVSDTDAAIESEFDQKEAAKVYSSVWSAFSRRLHSQFTQLQNVIKNLQGQGAPDESTNPLVRDYFNLHKIIVLITDAGKIFGMDNLSGEILWSRYEPGLDTESVVVYTRRSARHPPYDAYLTIVGKYEETGNGYVISLNPITGNLVGEQRMILDVRILQCSLLHQADSEKLHALVLLDEDETVQVFPISATSLVENLYLYVADKQTGKVQGYALKYNGVSVEAQRTWSVQLGGSGPAQIVATATRSRLERVRSPGRALADRSVLYKYSNPNLVLFVVEKPDPSHKEVVTAVALDAVSGALIGASSHRRARALPLAVHADNCFAYLYRSEKHRRLEIATMELYEGKERWLEPGVAFSSFASDRAPAVERQAYILPASPTAATFTITERSLTDRHVLLALTTGAVVEMPWAFLEARRGLSGGDEALLPYTPELPLPGEATLNYNRTVERVRGVLTAPAGLESTSLVLVTGLDLFYTRVAPSKTFDLLKDDFDYFLITVVLGALIVATYSTKYFASRKMLKLAWK